One Candidatus Atelocyanobacterium thalassa isolate ALOHA genomic window, ATTTTCTATAACTCCTTCAGCAATAATCAAAGTAATGACACCATCATCACTCACCGCAGGGGAACCTATTACTTGGGCAAGATCAAAACCCTGTTCGGCATACCATTCATTGATTTTTTTGATACCTTTCTGGAGATCCCTTAAGTTAAGAGTTTTATTATATTGTTGTCCAAAAATCTTTTGAACGGTTTCAGGAAGTAATGCTCTCTGATCTTTAATATCAGGAACTGTATTAACAACCACTTGTTTTAAGACGGGATTAACTTTTACAGCATAAGTAATTCGAACTCCTAAAGGGGTATCAGTAGGAGTAACTTGAACATTTGCAAAGTAACCAGTCGCATAAATAGCATTAACATCTTGTTGTAACTCAGAACGTGTAGTTGTGCGTCCTGGCTTAGTTTGAAGTATGTTATATATTAAATTTTCTAATTCTTCATTTGCCCCTTTAACTATTACTTCTACTACTAAGATTCTTGGTTCTTCTTCTAGTATTTCCTGTTTGTTTATTTCACTTCTTATTGTTTCTTGTGAAATAAAAGTTTCTGATAAATTTATATCTTTAAACTTATTAGATGAAGATTTTTCTAGTTGAGCAGTATAAAAAGTTTTGGGTAATTTTGAAGTTGATACTTTGAAATAAGAGTTATTTAAATTAGATAAATTATCAGAATATTTGTTCAGGTTTAAATGGCCAAGAAATTTTTGTTGAATTTCTTGGTCTTTCAAATTTTTTATAAATAATATATCCTGTCCTTTAACAGGTCTACTTATTGACCATACTGTTGTTGTAAGAATAATTCCCAATAATGGAAAAAAATGTGACTTTTTGATCTGGTTTACCACTTCCACACACTCAATAAAGCTATAGCGTTTTTACTGTTATCTGTTGCTTATTGTCAACCTCAGTGATAGCTGACAGCTCTAATAGCCGGGTCATACTAACTACAGGTGTCTAGAGCTCTGACTATCACAACAATAGAATGTTCCAAAAAAATAAGTTTTTTAAAAAAGAATTATTATTAAAAGCACTATTATATTCATATGTAAATAATCTTAGCCTGAGTATAGAGTCTATAAAAAAGGATTTTTTATATCAGTTTCTTTTTTCTCTTAAGGAAATTCATATTTCAAGAAAAGTAAAATTAACATATTAAAATAACCAACCAGTAGGGCACTTTACTGGTTTTTTATAAATTTAACTAAGATTAAATTCATGAAAGACTTTATACAGAAGATATTTAGATAATCTACTTTTAAAAAAATAAGATCTAAATTTTAGAATTTAATCTATTTTCATGTAGTCAACATATATAGTTATTAGCGTTAATTATTAAACAAACAATATCTATAGGAGTGAAGCTGAGCACTTATCCAATAATAAAGTTGTATCAGAATGCTGTCTTAAAATGGATGAAGGACATTTTGAAGAAATATTGTTTTGTAACATAATTTTAACTATTTTTGCTTTATTTTCTCCAGTTGCTAAGCAAAGAATTCTTTTGACTGACAAAATCATTGGAATAGTTACAGTTAAAGCATATTTAGGTACATTTTCTATAGATTGAAAGTAATTTTGATCTACTTGAGAACAACGAGTATTTAGATCTAGCTCAACAATTTTTACTAAATCAAAATCATTAAAATTTTCTGCCTGCGGTTCATTGAAAGCCAAATGTCCGTTAACTCCTACTCCTAAAAAACAAATATCAACTTGTCTTCTTCTGAGTAATTTAGAATAGCGAATACATTCTTGCAAGGGCTCTAAGGTATCTCCAAGTAAGTAGTTAAAAGATTTTGCCTTAATTTTGTTTTCTACTTTTGCACGAAGATAAGTATGGAAACTAGCAGGATGATCTTTATCGATATTTAAGTATTCATCTAGATGTAAAAAATTAACACGTGACCAATCAATTTTTCTTGAATCTGTTAAAGCTTCTAGAAATTTAATTTGAGAATTACCTGTGGCTAATAAAACTGTGGCTTCATCTTGTTTATTTAAAGTCTCCATAAGATAGTTTTGCGTAATTCTAGCTGCTTCAGCTGATACGGCATATTTATCTTCATGTATCTGAACAGTTAAAGAACTCATTATTTAGTATTTGATTGTTTTTTATACAGTATCTAGTTTTGTTAAAAAATAGAATTTTCTATATATTTTTATTTAGTTTCATAAAATTAAAAATAAATTAGAAACATTTTAATTAAAATATATAAAATATTATTAATTTTCACGATAGTATAAATCTTCTCTCTTTCCTACAGCAAAAGCTAAAGACGTTTTTATCGTGGGATTAGATTGGACAATAAATAAGATAAATGCAATTAAGGCTAAATTACTACTAAAAGTAAAAATAGTTTGATAAGTAAGTTCACTTCCTAGAATACCTACTATAGGTCCTGCAAGAGCTATACCAAGATCATAACCACCTAGACATACAGAGTAAACTTGACCTCTTTCTTGAGGAGATGAACGATCAGAAACTAAGGTGATGATCATAGGCATAAGAATTCCTGCTCCTATTCCTTCAAAGATAGCTGCTAAATATAATTGTTGACTTCCAGTCGCTTGAGTCAATAAAATCATTGAGCTAAAATAGCAAAGAATACTAGTTGTAATAAATAAACCACGCCCAAATTTATCAGCTACTCTACCTAAGAAAATTCGCGATAAAAAGCTTGTAATAGAAGCTAATGTATAAAATAAACCTGCACTAAATTCTAATCCTTTTTCTTCTAAAAAGAGAGGTAAAAAAGTTATTATCGTACCAAATAGCAGACCAATTAATAACAAAACTAATGTTGGAATAACTAAAGAATGACTAGATAGTATTTTATGAAAGCTATGAGACGAATCGTTATTATTAATACCAGAAGAACTATAAGAGTTAGAGTTGGATTCTTTTTGCATTGCGACAACTAAAAATAACCCTAAAAAGCCACAAATTGATGACACAATAAATAAAGTAGTATATCCAAAATTTTCTTTTAATAAATCTCCAAATACAGGACCAATGCTCATACCAATAGGTGTTACTAAGCTCATATAGCCAATTACTCGTCCTCTATGTTTTATGGGCGAAAAATCTATAACCAAAGCACTATAGGCTGTAGTAAAAGCAGAAATACTAATACCGTGAATTGCACGAACAATAGACAAAGGAAGGATAGTTTGAACAAAAAGATAATTTAATGGAGATAAAGCTGCAATAATAACTCCAATATAAAGAACTAATTTTCTGCTTTTAGTATCAGCTAAATAACCTAACAGTGTTCTAGAAAATAATGATCCCACAGCAAAACTACCCATAATCAAACCAATTTCAGGTTTTGTACCACCAAGATACTCAACATATGTTGGTAAGGTAGGTAATAAAACTGTAATACTAATCCAAAAAAATAAGCTTACTCCCAGTAGAAGTCCTAAATTTTGTTTTTGTCGAGAGTCGAGATCGATATAGTCCATTAAGATGTCCACATAGAGTGCTTAATTCATAATAATATTGTTTTTAACGAAAAAGCTATTTAGTTAAATTAAAGAAAATCATTAGACATAACAACTACAATCTAAAATTTTTTAATGACAGATTTAGTTATAAAATCCAGAGATTATTTTTTACTTGCAGATTTTATATTCATTTTTTACTTTATTGAATGAATTTTTCTTTATTTTCATATAATATTAAATGAGCTAATGTATATTAACTATAAGTAATATGCTAGTCAATGATCATCAAAATATTTACTTTTAAAAATAAAATTTTTAGAACATAACACTAAAATTTTACTTATACTATTTCGTTAAATATATAATTTTTATTTTGAAAAACTAAAATATCACATACACAAAATAAAACTACGAAACATAAAAAATTTATTTTTAATTAGATATTAAGCTCAAACAAACGCTACCTTATCTATGCTACTCGACTATAAAAATGGTTTTAACAAAATATTAGGTTTTAGAAACCTAATATGAAATATGAAGGGAGAATTTCTTTGGTATCCATAATATTTCTGAAAAAACTCATCAAAAATATTATTTATTCAAAGTCTAAAAAAGCAAATATACCAATTACTAAAGTTTAAAAACTTAAGTTTAATAAGGAAACTGCACGCGTTATTTTTTATTTTAAATATTAAAGCTAAGATATTATGACTAAATTATCGATTGAATTGGAACAATACTTTTCGCAAAAAAAGCTGTCAGATGATATAAGATTAGTTGATCTTCTAGAACTAGCTGGAAAAAGAGTTTTTGGTTTTTTATTTGTTATCTTATCCCTTCCCTCAGCTTTACCAGTCCCAGCACCTGGTTATTCGATTCCTTTTGGAATATTAATACTTATTCTAGCCTGCCAATTTGTTTTAGGAACTAGAATTCCTTGGTTTCCAAAAAAGCTTTTAAATAGTTCTATAAAGCTAGGAACTGCACAAGCTTTTGTTCAAAAAAGCAAACCATGGTTACAACGTATTGAATTATTAGCTCGTCCTCGTATGACCTACATCTGTACTAACAAAATTACACGTATTTTTATTGGTTTAATAATTATTTTTATGTCGATTTCTATGATGATACCTATTCCTGGGACGAATACATTACCTGCAATAGGTATTTTCGTAACAGGCTTTGGATTGCAAGAAAATGATGGATGTATTACTTTTCTCGGACTAATTGTTTGCTCAATAGCTAGCGTTTTATCTGCGTCTATTCTTATGGTTGCTATTTGGAGCGGAAGTACGCTTATCGAGGTTCTTAAGGGTTATTTAACAATTTTATAATTATTATAATTTCTCTAATTTTAATTAGAGAAATACAATATTGTTTAAAGACTGTGTCAAAAGCATATTCTAGATTTAATTAAGCTGATACGATAAATTATTTATCTTACTTATTTTTAAATTAAAGTCGTTAAGATAATAATGATAGTTTATGATTGTTTCTAATTAGACAATAAAAAGAAATGATGAAAATATCAATAGGCTTATTGTTTGGCGGAGCCTCAGAAGAACATATAGTTTCTATTAATTCAGCTAGAGCTATTTTACAAGCATTACAAATAGGTAATAATCTATGTAAGTATAATGTAATACCTATTTATATTCAAAGAAATGGTGTTTGGATATCTGGAAAAATAGCTGAACAAGTTTTACAAACCAAACAAGCTTTACCATTAGTATTACTAAAAAAAGAAGAAAAATTTCAGCTATGGCAATTTCCAACTGAAGTAAATCAAATAGATGTTTGGTTTCCAGTTTTACATGGTCCAAATGGAGAAGATGGAACTATTCAGGGCCTATTAAAGATGATGCAAACTCCCTTTGTTGGAACTAGTGTATTAGGATCAGCAATAGGTATGGATAAGATTGTAATGAAAACAATATTTTCACAAGCAGGATTTCCTCAGGTTAAATATTTAACTCTTGAATATTCTAAATTGTTTTCTAATGCTCAATACTATTCTCAATTATGTAATGATATTAGAACAAATCTTGGATATCCATGTTTTATTAAACCAGCCAATCTGGGTTCTTCAGTTGGAGTTTCAAAAGTCTCTTCTCATGATGAATTAGAGATTGCTCTAAAAAATGCTGCTAGTTATGACAATCGAATCATTATTGAAGAAGGAATTATCGCTAGAGAATTAGAATGTGGAGTTTTGGGAAATGATATTCCTAAAGCATCTGTCGTAGGAGAAATTACTTTTGAAAGTGATTTCTATGATTATAAAGCTAAATATAAAGATACTAGTTCTAAGATACATATTCCTGCTCAATTACCAAATCATATAATAGAAAAAATTCAACAGATGGCCATTAACGCATTTACTACAATTAATGGTAGAGGATTATCTAGAGTAGATTTCTTTTATATTGAAGGAACCCAAAAAATTTTTATCAATGAGATTAACAGTTTCCCTGGCTTTACAGAGTCTAGTATGTATCCAGAATTATGGATAAAGACAGGATTAGAGTTTCACGAGCTAGTAGATAAATTAATTGAATTAGCTTTAAAATAAATTTAGAAGTTATCTTTTAAAAAAACTATTGAAGACGAATATTTGCATAAAGGAATAAAGATATTCAATAATCTTTTTTTATTACAAAAGCTAATTTTATTGTTAATCAAAATAATTACAATTTGTCTTTATAAAGAATAAAACCATATTATTTTTTATATTCCAATAAAGAAATAGAATATGAATTAAACTCAACTTTGTTTAAAGCATTAATGACTAATTTTTCATCATTAGGCCAATAACTTTCGTCTAATCTAATTAATTTTTTATTGCCTTTATCCTGAAGAAATATAAAAAGTGGTATTTTAGTTTGATTATTTTTTCCTGCATGTCCAGATAGAATAGACTTCAAATTATGACAAGATATTTTATTGGTAGCTTGTTCCAAACTCAAATCAATAATAACTATTCTCATAGAATCTATATCTTGAGCATGTTCTATTATTACTTGTACTTTATCGTCTCGAAAATCAACTTTTCCCCAAATAATTAATACGGAGTCTTTTGTTAGAACATTTTTAATTTTCTTATAACTTTTTGGGAAACAAACTCCTTCGATATGTCTTGATGTATCTTCTAAAACTAAAAAGGCCATCTGATCTCCTTTTTTAGTTGTATATTCTTTAATTTCAGCAATTGTAGATAAAATAGTAATATTTCTCTTAGCTTTCTGAACTATTATTTCATCAAAAGAAACTGGAGAGAGAATTGAAACTGGTTCTTCAATTATTCTTAGAGGATGTTCTGAAATATAAAAACCAAGATATTCCTTCTCAAATTTTAATTTATCTTGTAGAGAGAAATCTTCAACTGATGGAGAGCTAGGAACATCTTCATATTCTAAGTCTAAGTTAGAGTTATCAGCATTATTAGTAATTAAATCAAAAAGATTTAATTGACCACTTTCTTTATCTTTTGCTTTTTTTTGTGCCCAAGAAATTACTAAATCAAGATCATTAATTAATTGTTTACGATTATTAGAAACACTATCAAAAGCTCCAGAATAAATTAAAGTTTCTAAGGCTCTTTTGTTAACAGTTCTTGAATCAGTATTAGAGCAAAAATCTGCCAAAGAATTAAATTTTGTATTTAATTGTATTCTAGCTTTTAAGATACTATCTATAGCTCCTTCTCCTAAGTTTCTAACTGCTGATAATCCAAAAAGAATTTGATTTTCTAAAGGAGTAAAATCTTTAAGAGAAAGACTAATATCTGGAGGTAAAACTTGAATACCCATTTTTTGACAATTTTCTCGATATTTTTCTATCTTATCTTGATTATCACTATTAGCAGTTAATAAAGCAGCCATATATTCAACAGGATAATTGGCTTTTAAATATGCTGTCTGATAGGTTATGTAAGCATAAGCTGTGGAGTGAGATTTATTAAAGCAATTAGAAGCTATAAAACCATTATCTAATAGAAAATTATGATCTTTTTCTAGACCAATATCAAATACTTCATGAATTCCTAAAGATTTACGGGATGTAATTTTAGTCATATTTATCTGTTATAAAACTTTTATTTTTTAAACTTAAAATTAAACCTTATGTGATTAATATATAAAAAGTAATTAACTAAAAATTGAAATTTTAACACAATTAGAATGGAACCATTTACAAATAATAATACAGTATATGATATTTTCTGAGATGAGTTAACTGATCCATTTATTAATTTTAAAGAGTCCTGAAACTAATAAATTTTTAGAAAATCTTATGTCTAATGTATTTTTAATTAATATATAGACTAACAATTTAGTACAGTAAGTAATTTAGTATCTAATGATATACAAACTTAATATAAATCGTACTTTAATAAAGTACAGTTCAAGGATCCATTATAAATTGAAGTACGACTAGATGCTCTTAGTCCAATTTGTTTTATTAATTCTTTATCACCACTTAGAATATAAGCCACCCATCCTTTAAAACGTTGCTTGAGTATATCACCCAATAGTTTATATAATTTGCCTAATTCTTTAGTATCTCCTATACGCTTTCCGTAAGGTGGATTACATATAATCATTCCTCTATCTGCTGGTGCCTCAATATCTTTCAGAACTGTTTGGATAAAATAAATATGTTTTTCAATATTACACTGTTTCGCATTTATTTTTGCTTGTTCTATTACTGATAAGTCACAATCATACCCGAAGATAGGTGCTTTAAGTTTCTTTCTTTGTTTTTCAACTGCTTCATTAATTATAGTTTTATAAAGTTTTTCATCAAAGTCTTGCCAGAATTGAAATCCAAAAGATTTTCTGTTTAAACCTACAGCTATGTTTAAACTTTTTAAAGTTGCTTCAATAGGTATAGTTCCTGACCCACACATAGGATCTAATAAACAGATATCAGGTGTCCACTCTGCTATGTCTAATAGTGCTGAAGCCAAGCTCTCTTTGATAGGTGCGAAGCCCATGGCTGTGCGATATCCTCTTCTGTGTAAACTATTTCCAGAACTGTCTAAACTTAAAATACATGAATTTTTATCAATATGAGCATTTATTAAAATATTAGGATTTTTAGTATCAATAATAGATCTCTTATTGAAGCGAAGTCTTTGCTGATCAACAATAGAGTTTTTAATTTGTAGAGCGGTAAAGTGAGTATGATTTAATTTTAAGTTTTTTCCTGTACAGTTTACTGCGAATGT contains:
- a CDS encoding exopolysaccharide biosynthesis protein, with protein sequence MTKLSIELEQYFSQKKLSDDIRLVDLLELAGKRVFGFLFVILSLPSALPVPAPGYSIPFGILILILACQFVLGTRIPWFPKKLLNSSIKLGTAQAFVQKSKPWLQRIELLARPRMTYICTNKITRIFIGLIIIFMSISMMIPIPGTNTLPAIGIFVTGFGLQENDGCITFLGLIVCSIASVLSASILMVAIWSGSTLIEVLKGYLTIL
- a CDS encoding glucosamine-6-phosphate deaminase; the protein is MSSLTVQIHEDKYAVSAEAARITQNYLMETLNKQDEATVLLATGNSQIKFLEALTDSRKIDWSRVNFLHLDEYLNIDKDHPASFHTYLRAKVENKIKAKSFNYLLGDTLEPLQECIRYSKLLRRRQVDICFLGVGVNGHLAFNEPQAENFNDFDLVKIVELDLNTRCSQVDQNYFQSIENVPKYALTVTIPMILSVKRILCLATGENKAKIVKIMLQNNISSKCPSSILRQHSDTTLLLDKCSASLL
- a CDS encoding trans-splicing intein-formed DNA polymerase III subunit alpha C-terminal partner DnaE-C, which translates into the protein MTKITSRKSLGIHEVFDIGLEKDHNFLLDNGFIASNCFNKSHSTAYAYITYQTAYLKANYPVEYMAALLTANSDNQDKIEKYRENCQKMGIQVLPPDISLSLKDFTPLENQILFGLSAVRNLGEGAIDSILKARIQLNTKFNSLADFCSNTDSRTVNKRALETLIYSGAFDSVSNNRKQLINDLDLVISWAQKKAKDKESGQLNLFDLITNNADNSNLDLEYEDVPSSPSVEDFSLQDKLKFEKEYLGFYISEHPLRIIEEPVSILSPVSFDEIIVQKAKRNITILSTIAEIKEYTTKKGDQMAFLVLEDTSRHIEGVCFPKSYKKIKNVLTKDSVLIIWGKVDFRDDKVQVIIEHAQDIDSMRIVIIDLSLEQATNKISCHNLKSILSGHAGKNNQTKIPLFIFLQDKGNKKLIRLDESYWPNDEKLVINALNKVEFNSYSISLLEYKK
- a CDS encoding THUMP domain-containing class I SAM-dependent RNA methyltransferase; amino-acid sequence: MPNQYFATVARGLEKVAAEELRKLNAKNIEITFAGVHFQGDKSLLYRVNIWSRTVFRFLMPILTIKCNDELELYNNVNKIDWSQYLRTEQTFAVNCTGKNLKLNHTHFTALQIKNSIVDQQRLRFNKRSIIDTKNPNILINAHIDKNSCILSLDSSGNSLHRRGYRTAMGFAPIKESLASALLDIAEWTPDICLLDPMCGSGTIPIEATLKSLNIAVGLNRKSFGFQFWQDFDEKLYKTIINEAVEKQRKKLKAPIFGYDCDLSVIEQAKINAKQCNIEKHIYFIQTVLKDIEAPADRGMIICNPPYGKRIGDTKELGKLYKLLGDILKQRFKGWVAYILSGDKELIKQIGLRASSRTSIYNGSLNCTLLKYDLY
- a CDS encoding D-alanine--D-alanine ligase family protein; this translates as MMKISIGLLFGGASEEHIVSINSARAILQALQIGNNLCKYNVIPIYIQRNGVWISGKIAEQVLQTKQALPLVLLKKEEKFQLWQFPTEVNQIDVWFPVLHGPNGEDGTIQGLLKMMQTPFVGTSVLGSAIGMDKIVMKTIFSQAGFPQVKYLTLEYSKLFSNAQYYSQLCNDIRTNLGYPCFIKPANLGSSVGVSKVSSHDELEIALKNAASYDNRIIIEEGIIARELECGVLGNDIPKASVVGEITFESDFYDYKAKYKDTSSKIHIPAQLPNHIIEKIQQMAINAFTTINGRGLSRVDFFYIEGTQKIFINEINSFPGFTESSMYPELWIKTGLEFHELVDKLIELALK
- a CDS encoding MFS transporter; translated protein: MDYIDLDSRQKQNLGLLLGVSLFFWISITVLLPTLPTYVEYLGGTKPEIGLIMGSFAVGSLFSRTLLGYLADTKSRKLVLYIGVIIAALSPLNYLFVQTILPLSIVRAIHGISISAFTTAYSALVIDFSPIKHRGRVIGYMSLVTPIGMSIGPVFGDLLKENFGYTTLFIVSSICGFLGLFLVVAMQKESNSNSYSSSGINNNDSSHSFHKILSSHSLVIPTLVLLLIGLLFGTIITFLPLFLEEKGLEFSAGLFYTLASITSFLSRIFLGRVADKFGRGLFITTSILCYFSSMILLTQATGSQQLYLAAIFEGIGAGILMPMIITLVSDRSSPQERGQVYSVCLGGYDLGIALAGPIVGILGSELTYQTIFTFSSNLALIAFILFIVQSNPTIKTSLAFAVGKREDLYYREN